One region of Zingiber officinale cultivar Zhangliang chromosome 7B, Zo_v1.1, whole genome shotgun sequence genomic DNA includes:
- the LOC122005973 gene encoding heterogeneous nuclear ribonucleoprotein Q-like, translating to MPPRSAKKTAGPRKTAARTPRATSKAQTEAEVVEEPVEAEQVPEPIVVVKEEVKAKEIAVRDKQFDLNSSEIGLDSVEAEYEEVVKVGYLEEDNGERLELEDNEAEYEHDEDAAVDYDEKYVENEVQEDYIDEGEGDVIEEDEIDMVDEEIVDDRDHLEVEEDENVEGEHRINAEEEEQHKVVEEHRKRKEFEIFVGGLDKDANEDDLKKVFSQVGEITEVRLMMNPVTMKNKGFAFLRFATMEQAKRAVSELKSPVVRGKQCGVAPSQDSDTLFVGNICKSWTKEHFKEKLKSYGVENVEDVTLVEDTNNAGMNRGFAFLEFSSRTEAMDAYKFLQKRDVVFGVDRTAKIAFADSFIDPDDEIMAQVRTVFIDGLPAMWDEDRVRNCLKKYGVIEKVELARNMPAAKRNDFGFVTFDTHDNAVACADGINNTNLGEGQNKVKIRARLSRPHQRGRVKRSLHGSFKSSRDFPRSGHVSYHQPPLTRFSSYAYRPVGARGVPSGSRSMKKPLGYRDRHPEMIVAERVRRLPPPERSYQRRLPAPVDPYPRISNRRDYGRRDDLPPPRSRAVPEYGSRVPIERVPSYKDDYSFQESGYSELPPRSASRPSDRRVYIDEEYERKLDRPLPTYREGRGRDYVSVSGSKRPYSEMDDPRYADVSIRQSRARLDYSVSGSGAQYGHAYSDRIGQEHVGYGSTRGSLSGHDSLYGTRQGITYARGSTSSSAGGAYSSSFSGGYLSRGSDGGGGSASSSFMPGRSLSSRGYAGSGGSGSYY from the exons ATGCCTCCTCGGTCAGCGAAGAAGACGGCGGGGCCGAGAAAGACAGCAGCTAGGACGCCCAGGGCGACGTCAAAGGCTCAGACCGAGGCCGAGGTTGTGGAGGAACCCGTCGAGGCGGAACAGGTCCCGGAACCCATCGTGGTGGTGAAGGAGGAGGTTAAGGCCAAGGAGATCGCCGTCAGGGACAAGCAATTCGACCTCAATTCCAGCGAGATTGGGCTTGATTCTGTGGAGGCTGAAT ATGAAGAGGTTGTAAAGGTGGGTTACCTGGAAGAAGATAATGGTGAAAGATTAGAGTTAGAggacaatgaggcagagtatgaacaTGATGAGGATGCTGCTGTCGATTATGATGAGAAGTATGTTGAGAATGAAGTACAAGAAGATTATATTGATGAAGGAGAGGGTGATGTGATTGAAGAGGATGAAATTGATATGGTTGATGAAGAAATTGTGGATGATAGGGATCACTTAGAGGTTGAAGAAGACGAAAATGTTGAGGGAGAGCACAGGATTAAtgctgaagaagaagaacagcaTAAAGTAGTTGAAGAACATAGAAAGCGGAAGGAGTTTGAAATATTTGTTGGTGGCCTAGATAAAGATGCTAACGAAGATGATCTCAAGAAAGTTTTTTCTCAAGTGGGTGAGATCACAGAGGTTCGGCTAATGATGAACCCTGTAACGATGAAGAACAAAGGGTTTGCATTCTTGCGGTTTGCAACCATGGAGCAGGCAAAACGTGCTGTATCGGAGCTCAAGTCTCCTGTG GTGCGTGGTAAGCAGTGTGGAGTTGCTCCAAGTCAAGACAGTGATACATTGTTTGTGGGTAATATTTGCAAGTCTTGGACCAAGGAACAT tttaaggaaaaacttaaaAGCTATGGAGTTGAGAATGTAGAAGATGTTACCCTTGTTGAGGATACAAATAATGCAGGAATGAATCGTGGTTTTGCCTTCCTGGAGTTCTCATCGCGCACTGAAGCGATGGATGCTTACAAGTTCTTGCAGAAGAGAGATGTAGTGTTTGGTGTAGATAGGACTGCTAAGATTGCATTTGCAGATTCTTTCATTGATCCAGATGATGAAATTATGGCCCAG GTTAGAACTGTTTTCATTGATGGCCTGCCTGCTATGTGGGATGAAGACCGGGTAAGGAATTGCCTCAAGAAATATGGTGTAATTGAGAAAGTTGAGCTTGCTCGAAATATGCCTGCTGCCAAAAGGAATGATTTTGGATTTGTTACTTTTGACACTCATGATAATGCTGTTGCATGTGCTGATGGTATTAACAATACCAATCTTGGGGAAGGTCAGAACAAGGTCAAAATTAGGGCTAGATTGTCCAGGCCACATCAACGAGGAAGAGTGAAACGTAGTCTTCATGGAAGTTTCAAGTCTAGTCGGGATTTTCCTCGAAGTGGCCATGTATCATATCACCAGCCTCCACTTACTAGGTTTTCAAGTTATGCCTATAGACCTGTTGGTGCTCGTGGTGTGCCAAGTGGCAGTCGCAGTATGAAGAAACCTCTTGGATACAGGGATAGACACCCTGAGATGATAGTGGCAGAGAGGGTAAGGCGTTTGCCACCACCAGAGAGGTCCTACCAGAGAAGGCTGCCTGCACCAG TTGATCCATATCCAAGGATTAGTAACAGGAGGGACTATGGGCGACGTGATGACCTACCACCTCCTAGAAGCCGAGCTGTTCCAGAATATGGTTCCCGAGTGCCTATCGAGAGAGTCCCATCTTATAAAGATGATTACTCCTTTCAAGAGTCTGGTTATTCTGAATTGCCACCGCGTAGTGCCTCTCGCCCCAGTGACAGGAGGGTGTACATTGATGAGGAGTATGAGCGGAAACTTGATCGTCCTCTCCCTACATATCGAGAAGGGCGTGGCCGGGATTATGTTTCAGTTTCTGGATCAAAACGTCCTTACTCAGAAATG GATGATCCTCGTTATGCTGATGTAAGTATACGTCAATCAAGGGCTCGTTTGGATTATTCTGTTAGTGGTAGCGGAGCTCAGTATGGACATGCTTATAGTGATAG GATTGGCCAAGAGCATGTTGGATATGGTAGCACCCGGGGTTCCCTTTCTGGTCATGATAGCTTGTACGGGACTCGTCAGGGAATTACTTATGCTCGGG GTTCAACTAGCAGCAGTGCAGGTGGAGCATACTCATCAAGCTTCAGTGGTGGCTATTTGTCACGTGGATCTGAT GGTGGCGGTGGCTCAGCTTCATCATCTTTCATGCCTGGGCGTAGTTTGAGTAGCCGTGGATATGCTGGCAGCGGTGGATCTGGTTCATACTATTAA